One stretch of Sebastes umbrosus isolate fSebUmb1 chromosome 5, fSebUmb1.pri, whole genome shotgun sequence DNA includes these proteins:
- the LOC119488331 gene encoding ephrin type-B receptor 3-like isoform X11, with amino-acid sequence MTMDYFLLLCSLLLPMVFAVEETLMDTKWATTELAWTAHPETGWEEVSGYDDAMNPIRTYQVCNVRELNQNNWLRSDFIPRKDVLRVYVEMKFTVRDCNSIPNIPGSCKETFNLFYYESDSDSATATSPFWMENPYVKVDTIAPDESFSMLETGRVNTKVRSFGPLSKAGFYLAFQDLGACMSLISVRVFYKKCSTTIANFAVFPETATGAEATSLVIAPGTCVPNALEVSVPLKLYCNGDGEWMVPVGACTCSSGFEPAMKETQCQACSPGTFKSKQGDDFCLPCPANSRATSGAASVCACRNGYYRSDTDSPDAPCTTVPSSPRSVISSVNETSLVLEWSDPRDLGGREDIFYNVICKKCLPERGMCSRCDDNVDISPRHLGLTQRRVAVRNLQAHTQYSFEIQAVNGVSNKSPYTPQFSSVNITTNQAAPSAVPTVHLMAATASTMSLSWLPPEKPNGIILDYEIKYHEKVSGNDQGEAIAHTMTAQRSNARIEGLKPGTPYVVQVRARTVAGYGRYSSPADFSTNLQSDPPKSWQEQLPLIVGSATATLVFIIAVVVIAIVCLRKQRNGSESEYTEKLQQYITPGMKVYIDPFTYEDPNEAVREFAKEIDVSCVKIEEVIGAGEFGEVCRGRLKLPGRREIIVAIKTLKVGYTDRQRRDFLSEASIMGQFDHPNIIRLEGVVTKSRPVMIVTEFMENGALDSFLRLNDGQFTVIQLVGMLRGIAAGMKYLSDMNYVHRDLAARNILVNSNLVCKVSDFGLSRFLEDDPTDPTYTSSLGGKIPIRWTAPEAIAYRKFTSASDVWSYGIVMWEVMSYGERPYWDMSNQDVINAVEQDYRLPPPMDCPTALHQLMLDCWVKERNLRPKFTQIVATLDKLIRNAASLKVVTNSAQSSGDLLRIGVTLAGHQKKILGSIQDMRLQMNQTLPVQV; translated from the exons AGACGCTGATGGACACGAAGTGGGCCACGACAGAATTAGCCTGGACTGCGCACCCTGAGACCGGG TGGGAAGAGGTGAGTGGCTACGACGACGCCATGAACCCCATCCGGACGTACCAAGTCTGCAATGTACGAGAGCTCAACCAGAATAACTGGCTACGCAGTGACTTCATCCCACGGAAGGATGTGCTGCGTGTATACGTGGAGATGAAATTCACGGTGCGCGACTGCAACAGCATTCCCAACATCCCAGGTTCCTGCAAGGAGACCTTCAACCTCTTCTACTACGAGTCGGACTCAGACTCGGCCACAGCCACCAGCCCTTTCTGGATGGAGAACCCTTATGTGAAGGTGGACACTATCGCCCCAGATGAGAGCTTTTCCATGCTCGAGACCGGGCGGGTAAACACAAAAGTTCGAAGTTTCGGGCCGCTGTCCAAAGCAGGGTTCTACTTGGCCTTCCAGGATCTCGGCGCTTGCATGTCGCTCATCTCGGTGAGGGTCTTTTACAAGAAGTGCTCCACCACCATCGCCAACTTTGCTGTTTTCCCAGAGACGGCGACTGGGGCCGAGGCAACCTCCTTGGTCATTGCGCCGGGGACTTGCGTCCCCAACGCACTGGAGGTGTCCGTGCCGTTGAAGCTCTATTGCAACGGAGATGGCGAGTGGATGGTTCCCGTAGGAGCCTGCACCTGTTCGTCTGGCTTTGAACCAGCCATGAAGGAGACCCAGTGTCAAG CTTGCAGCCCTGGCACCTTCAAGTCCAAACAGGGAGACGACTTCTGCTTGCCCTGTCCAGCCAACAGCCGTGCCACCTCAGGAGCAGCCAGCGTTTGCGCCTGTCGAAACGGTTACTACCGCTCAGACACCGATTCTCCCGATGCCCCCTGTACCA CTGTCCCTTCTTCACCGCGCAGTGTCATCTCCAGTGTGAACGAAACCTCGCTGGTGCTGGAGTGGAGCGACCCGCGTGACTTGGGCGGCCGTGAAGACATCTTCTACAACGTCATCTGTAAGAAGTGCCTACCCGAGCGGGGAATGTGCTCGCGATGTGATGACAATGTCGACATCTCGCCGCGCCACCTGGGCCTGACCCAACGCCGCGTGGCCGTCCGTAACCTACAAGCCCACACGCAGTACAGCTTCGAGATCCAGGCGGTCAACGGCGTTTCTAACAAGAGCCCCTACACGCCTCAGTTCTCTTCAGTGAATATCACCACAAATCAGGCCG CTCCGTCTGCAGTGCCCACGGTTCACCTGATGGCGGCCACAGCGAGCACCATGAGCCTGTCCTGGCTGCCTCCAGAGAAACCCAACGGAATCATTCTGGATTATGAGATTAAGTACCATGAGAAGGTAAGCGGCAAT GATCAGGGTGAGGCCATCGCCCATACCATGACCGCCCAACGAAGCAACGCCCGCATTGAAGGTCTCAAGCCTGGTACGCCTTACGTGGTGCAGGTCCGCGCCAGAACAGTGGCCGGTTACGGCCGTTACAGCAGCCCAGCCGACTTCAGCACCAACCTGCAAT CCGACCCTCCAAAGTCATGGCAGGAGCAGCTGCCACTCATTGTGGGATCAGCCACCGCCACCTTGGTCTTCATCATTGCAGTTGTGGTCATCGCTATCGTCTGCCTCAG AAAGCAGAGAAACGGTTCAGAGTCGGAGTACACAGAGAAACTGCAGCAGTACA TAACGCCGGGAATGAAAGTCTACATCGACCCCTTCACCTACGAGGACCCCAACGAGGCCGTGCGCGAGTTCGCCAAGGAGATCGACGTCTCCTGCGTGAAGATCGAGGAGGTCATCGGCGCAG GAGAGTTTGGCGAGGTGTGCCGCGGTCGCCTCAAGCTGCCTGGGCGCCGGGAGATCATCGTAGCCATCAAGACTCTCAAGGTGGGCTACACTGACCGCCAGAGGCGAGACTTCCTGTCTGAGGCTTCCATCATGGGCCAGTTCGACCACCCCAACATTATCCGACTGGAAGGTGTGGTCACCAAGAGTCGGCCGGTGATGATCGTGACCGAGTTCATGGAGAACGGAGCGCTGGACTCATTCTTAAGG CTCAATGACGGGCAGTTCACAGTGATCCAGCTGGTTGGCATGCTGCGTGGTATCGCAGCAGGCATGAAGTACCTGTCAGACATGAACTACGTGCACAGAGACCTGGCCGCCCGTAACATCCTGGTCAACAGTAATCTGGTGTGTAAGGTGTCTGACTTCGGTCTATCTCGTTTCCTCGAGGACGACCCTACGGACCCCACCTACACCAGCTCCCTG GGGGGCAAGATCCCCATTCGCTGGACGGCTCCCGAGGCGATTGCCTACAGGAAGTTCACCTCGGCCAGCGATGTGTGGAGCTACGGCATCGTCATGTGGGAAGTGATGTCGTACGGCGAGCGGCCGTACTGGGACATGAGCAATCAAGAT GTGATAAATGCCGTGGAGCAGGACTATCGACTGCCCCCACCCATGGACTGCCCCACAGCGCTGCACCAGCTCATGTTAGACTGCTGGGTGAAAGAGAGGAACCTGCGACCCAAATTCACCCAGATTGTGGCCACGCTAGATAAGCTTATCCGCAACGCCGCTAGCCTCAAGGTGGTCACCAACAGCGCACAGTCCTCTGG GGACTTGCTGCGGATAGGGGTAACGTTGGCCGGCCATCAGAAGAAGATCCTCGGTAGCATTCAGGACATGAGACTACAGATGAACCAAACACTTCCTGTCCAGGTGTGA
- the LOC119488331 gene encoding ephrin type-B receptor 3-like isoform X3, whose translation MTMDYFLLLCSLLLPMVFAVEETLMDTKWATTELAWTAHPETGWEEVSGYDDAMNPIRTYQVCNVRELNQNNWLRSDFIPRKDVLRVYVEMKFTVRDCNSIPNIPGSCKETFNLFYYESDSDSATATSPFWMENPYVKVDTIAPDESFSMLETGRVNTKVRSFGPLSKAGFYLAFQDLGACMSLISVRVFYKKCSTTIANFAVFPETATGAEATSLVIAPGTCVPNALEVSVPLKLYCNGDGEWMVPVGACTCSSGFEPAMKETQCQACSPGTFKSKQGDDFCLPCPANSRATSGAASVCACRNGYYRSDTDSPDAPCTTVPSSPRSVISSVNETSLVLEWSDPRDLGGREDIFYNVICKKCLPERGMCSRCDDNVDISPRHLGLTQRRVAVRNLQAHTQYSFEIQAVNGVSNKSPYTPQFSSVNITTNQAAPSAVPTVHLMAATASTMSLSWLPPEKPNGIILDYEIKYHEKVSGNDQGEAIAHTMTAQRSNARIEGLKPGTPYVVQVRARTVAGYGRYSSPADFSTNLQSDPPKSWQEQLPLIVGSATATLVFIIAVVVIAIVCLRKQRNGSESEYTEKLQQYITPGMKVYIDPFTYEDPNEAVREFAKEIDVSCVKIEEVIGAGNPPKLLSYRGKTASHLQAIPLEDFTPSGEFGEVCRGRLKLPGRREIIVAIKTLKVGYTDRQRRDFLSEASIMGQFDHPNIIRLEGVVTKSRPVMIVTEFMENGALDSFLRLNDGQFTVIQLVGMLRGIAAGMKYLSDMNYVHRDLAARNILVNSNLVCKVSDFGLSRFLEDDPTDPTYTSSLYFMLTYSFAYPQGGKIPIRWTAPEAIAYRKFTSASDVWSYGIVMWEVMSYGERPYWDMSNQDVINAVEQDYRLPPPMDCPTALHQLMLDCWVKERNLRPKFTQIVATLDKLIRNAASLKVVTNSAQSSGVSQPLLDRCVPDYTTFTTVGDWLDAIKMSRYRDNFVNAGFASFDLVAQMTAEDLLRIGVTLAGHQKKILGSIQDMRLQMNQTLPVQV comes from the exons AGACGCTGATGGACACGAAGTGGGCCACGACAGAATTAGCCTGGACTGCGCACCCTGAGACCGGG TGGGAAGAGGTGAGTGGCTACGACGACGCCATGAACCCCATCCGGACGTACCAAGTCTGCAATGTACGAGAGCTCAACCAGAATAACTGGCTACGCAGTGACTTCATCCCACGGAAGGATGTGCTGCGTGTATACGTGGAGATGAAATTCACGGTGCGCGACTGCAACAGCATTCCCAACATCCCAGGTTCCTGCAAGGAGACCTTCAACCTCTTCTACTACGAGTCGGACTCAGACTCGGCCACAGCCACCAGCCCTTTCTGGATGGAGAACCCTTATGTGAAGGTGGACACTATCGCCCCAGATGAGAGCTTTTCCATGCTCGAGACCGGGCGGGTAAACACAAAAGTTCGAAGTTTCGGGCCGCTGTCCAAAGCAGGGTTCTACTTGGCCTTCCAGGATCTCGGCGCTTGCATGTCGCTCATCTCGGTGAGGGTCTTTTACAAGAAGTGCTCCACCACCATCGCCAACTTTGCTGTTTTCCCAGAGACGGCGACTGGGGCCGAGGCAACCTCCTTGGTCATTGCGCCGGGGACTTGCGTCCCCAACGCACTGGAGGTGTCCGTGCCGTTGAAGCTCTATTGCAACGGAGATGGCGAGTGGATGGTTCCCGTAGGAGCCTGCACCTGTTCGTCTGGCTTTGAACCAGCCATGAAGGAGACCCAGTGTCAAG CTTGCAGCCCTGGCACCTTCAAGTCCAAACAGGGAGACGACTTCTGCTTGCCCTGTCCAGCCAACAGCCGTGCCACCTCAGGAGCAGCCAGCGTTTGCGCCTGTCGAAACGGTTACTACCGCTCAGACACCGATTCTCCCGATGCCCCCTGTACCA CTGTCCCTTCTTCACCGCGCAGTGTCATCTCCAGTGTGAACGAAACCTCGCTGGTGCTGGAGTGGAGCGACCCGCGTGACTTGGGCGGCCGTGAAGACATCTTCTACAACGTCATCTGTAAGAAGTGCCTACCCGAGCGGGGAATGTGCTCGCGATGTGATGACAATGTCGACATCTCGCCGCGCCACCTGGGCCTGACCCAACGCCGCGTGGCCGTCCGTAACCTACAAGCCCACACGCAGTACAGCTTCGAGATCCAGGCGGTCAACGGCGTTTCTAACAAGAGCCCCTACACGCCTCAGTTCTCTTCAGTGAATATCACCACAAATCAGGCCG CTCCGTCTGCAGTGCCCACGGTTCACCTGATGGCGGCCACAGCGAGCACCATGAGCCTGTCCTGGCTGCCTCCAGAGAAACCCAACGGAATCATTCTGGATTATGAGATTAAGTACCATGAGAAGGTAAGCGGCAAT GATCAGGGTGAGGCCATCGCCCATACCATGACCGCCCAACGAAGCAACGCCCGCATTGAAGGTCTCAAGCCTGGTACGCCTTACGTGGTGCAGGTCCGCGCCAGAACAGTGGCCGGTTACGGCCGTTACAGCAGCCCAGCCGACTTCAGCACCAACCTGCAAT CCGACCCTCCAAAGTCATGGCAGGAGCAGCTGCCACTCATTGTGGGATCAGCCACCGCCACCTTGGTCTTCATCATTGCAGTTGTGGTCATCGCTATCGTCTGCCTCAG AAAGCAGAGAAACGGTTCAGAGTCGGAGTACACAGAGAAACTGCAGCAGTACA TAACGCCGGGAATGAAAGTCTACATCGACCCCTTCACCTACGAGGACCCCAACGAGGCCGTGCGCGAGTTCGCCAAGGAGATCGACGTCTCCTGCGTGAAGATCGAGGAGGTCATCGGCGCAGGTAACCCACCAAAGCTCCTGAGCTACAGGGGGAAGACTGCTAGTCACCTCCAGGCCATACCGTTAGAGGACTTCACACCAAGCG GAGAGTTTGGCGAGGTGTGCCGCGGTCGCCTCAAGCTGCCTGGGCGCCGGGAGATCATCGTAGCCATCAAGACTCTCAAGGTGGGCTACACTGACCGCCAGAGGCGAGACTTCCTGTCTGAGGCTTCCATCATGGGCCAGTTCGACCACCCCAACATTATCCGACTGGAAGGTGTGGTCACCAAGAGTCGGCCGGTGATGATCGTGACCGAGTTCATGGAGAACGGAGCGCTGGACTCATTCTTAAGG CTCAATGACGGGCAGTTCACAGTGATCCAGCTGGTTGGCATGCTGCGTGGTATCGCAGCAGGCATGAAGTACCTGTCAGACATGAACTACGTGCACAGAGACCTGGCCGCCCGTAACATCCTGGTCAACAGTAATCTGGTGTGTAAGGTGTCTGACTTCGGTCTATCTCGTTTCCTCGAGGACGACCCTACGGACCCCACCTACACCAGCTCCCTG TATTTCATGCTCACCTACTCATTCGCATATCCACAGGGGGGCAAGATCCCCATTCGCTGGACGGCTCCCGAGGCGATTGCCTACAGGAAGTTCACCTCGGCCAGCGATGTGTGGAGCTACGGCATCGTCATGTGGGAAGTGATGTCGTACGGCGAGCGGCCGTACTGGGACATGAGCAATCAAGAT GTGATAAATGCCGTGGAGCAGGACTATCGACTGCCCCCACCCATGGACTGCCCCACAGCGCTGCACCAGCTCATGTTAGACTGCTGGGTGAAAGAGAGGAACCTGCGACCCAAATTCACCCAGATTGTGGCCACGCTAGATAAGCTTATCCGCAACGCCGCTAGCCTCAAGGTGGTCACCAACAGCGCACAGTCCTCTGG GGTATCCCAGCCCTTGCTTGACCGTTGTGTGCCAGACTATACCACTTTCACCACTGTGGGGGACTGGCTGGACGCCATCAAGATGAGCCGCTACCGTGACAACTTCGTCAACGCCGGATTTGCTTCCTTTGACCTGGTGGCCcagatgacagcaga GGACTTGCTGCGGATAGGGGTAACGTTGGCCGGCCATCAGAAGAAGATCCTCGGTAGCATTCAGGACATGAGACTACAGATGAACCAAACACTTCCTGTCCAGGTGTGA
- the LOC119488331 gene encoding ephrin type-B receptor 3-like isoform X9, whose protein sequence is MTMDYFLLLCSLLLPMVFAVEETLMDTKWATTELAWTAHPETGWEEVSGYDDAMNPIRTYQVCNVRELNQNNWLRSDFIPRKDVLRVYVEMKFTVRDCNSIPNIPGSCKETFNLFYYESDSDSATATSPFWMENPYVKVDTIAPDESFSMLETGRVNTKVRSFGPLSKAGFYLAFQDLGACMSLISVRVFYKKCSTTIANFAVFPETATGAEATSLVIAPGTCVPNALEVSVPLKLYCNGDGEWMVPVGACTCSSGFEPAMKETQCQACSPGTFKSKQGDDFCLPCPANSRATSGAASVCACRNGYYRSDTDSPDAPCTTVPSSPRSVISSVNETSLVLEWSDPRDLGGREDIFYNVICKKCLPERGMCSRCDDNVDISPRHLGLTQRRVAVRNLQAHTQYSFEIQAVNGVSNKSPYTPQFSSVNITTNQAAPSAVPTVHLMAATASTMSLSWLPPEKPNGIILDYEIKYHEKVSGNDQGEAIAHTMTAQRSNARIEGLKPGTPYVVQVRARTVAGYGRYSSPADFSTNLQSDPPKSWQEQLPLIVGSATATLVFIIAVVVIAIVCLRKQRNGSESEYTEKLQQYITPGMKVYIDPFTYEDPNEAVREFAKEIDVSCVKIEEVIGAGEFGEVCRGRLKLPGRREIIVAIKTLKVGYTDRQRRDFLSEASIMGQFDHPNIIRLEGVVTKSRPVMIVTEFMENGALDSFLRLNDGQFTVIQLVGMLRGIAAGMKYLSDMNYVHRDLAARNILVNSNLVCKVSDFGLSRFLEDDPTDPTYTSSLGGKIPIRWTAPEAIAYRKFTSASDVWSYGIVMWEVMSYGERPYWDMSNQDVINAVEQDYRLPPPMDCPTALHQLMLDCWVKERNLRPKFTQIVATLDKLIRNAASLKVVTNSAQSSGVSQPLLDRCVPDYTTFTTVGDWLDAIKMSRYRDNFVNAGFASFDLVAQMTAEDLLRIGVTLAGHQKKILGSIQDMRLQMNQTLPVQV, encoded by the exons AGACGCTGATGGACACGAAGTGGGCCACGACAGAATTAGCCTGGACTGCGCACCCTGAGACCGGG TGGGAAGAGGTGAGTGGCTACGACGACGCCATGAACCCCATCCGGACGTACCAAGTCTGCAATGTACGAGAGCTCAACCAGAATAACTGGCTACGCAGTGACTTCATCCCACGGAAGGATGTGCTGCGTGTATACGTGGAGATGAAATTCACGGTGCGCGACTGCAACAGCATTCCCAACATCCCAGGTTCCTGCAAGGAGACCTTCAACCTCTTCTACTACGAGTCGGACTCAGACTCGGCCACAGCCACCAGCCCTTTCTGGATGGAGAACCCTTATGTGAAGGTGGACACTATCGCCCCAGATGAGAGCTTTTCCATGCTCGAGACCGGGCGGGTAAACACAAAAGTTCGAAGTTTCGGGCCGCTGTCCAAAGCAGGGTTCTACTTGGCCTTCCAGGATCTCGGCGCTTGCATGTCGCTCATCTCGGTGAGGGTCTTTTACAAGAAGTGCTCCACCACCATCGCCAACTTTGCTGTTTTCCCAGAGACGGCGACTGGGGCCGAGGCAACCTCCTTGGTCATTGCGCCGGGGACTTGCGTCCCCAACGCACTGGAGGTGTCCGTGCCGTTGAAGCTCTATTGCAACGGAGATGGCGAGTGGATGGTTCCCGTAGGAGCCTGCACCTGTTCGTCTGGCTTTGAACCAGCCATGAAGGAGACCCAGTGTCAAG CTTGCAGCCCTGGCACCTTCAAGTCCAAACAGGGAGACGACTTCTGCTTGCCCTGTCCAGCCAACAGCCGTGCCACCTCAGGAGCAGCCAGCGTTTGCGCCTGTCGAAACGGTTACTACCGCTCAGACACCGATTCTCCCGATGCCCCCTGTACCA CTGTCCCTTCTTCACCGCGCAGTGTCATCTCCAGTGTGAACGAAACCTCGCTGGTGCTGGAGTGGAGCGACCCGCGTGACTTGGGCGGCCGTGAAGACATCTTCTACAACGTCATCTGTAAGAAGTGCCTACCCGAGCGGGGAATGTGCTCGCGATGTGATGACAATGTCGACATCTCGCCGCGCCACCTGGGCCTGACCCAACGCCGCGTGGCCGTCCGTAACCTACAAGCCCACACGCAGTACAGCTTCGAGATCCAGGCGGTCAACGGCGTTTCTAACAAGAGCCCCTACACGCCTCAGTTCTCTTCAGTGAATATCACCACAAATCAGGCCG CTCCGTCTGCAGTGCCCACGGTTCACCTGATGGCGGCCACAGCGAGCACCATGAGCCTGTCCTGGCTGCCTCCAGAGAAACCCAACGGAATCATTCTGGATTATGAGATTAAGTACCATGAGAAGGTAAGCGGCAAT GATCAGGGTGAGGCCATCGCCCATACCATGACCGCCCAACGAAGCAACGCCCGCATTGAAGGTCTCAAGCCTGGTACGCCTTACGTGGTGCAGGTCCGCGCCAGAACAGTGGCCGGTTACGGCCGTTACAGCAGCCCAGCCGACTTCAGCACCAACCTGCAAT CCGACCCTCCAAAGTCATGGCAGGAGCAGCTGCCACTCATTGTGGGATCAGCCACCGCCACCTTGGTCTTCATCATTGCAGTTGTGGTCATCGCTATCGTCTGCCTCAG AAAGCAGAGAAACGGTTCAGAGTCGGAGTACACAGAGAAACTGCAGCAGTACA TAACGCCGGGAATGAAAGTCTACATCGACCCCTTCACCTACGAGGACCCCAACGAGGCCGTGCGCGAGTTCGCCAAGGAGATCGACGTCTCCTGCGTGAAGATCGAGGAGGTCATCGGCGCAG GAGAGTTTGGCGAGGTGTGCCGCGGTCGCCTCAAGCTGCCTGGGCGCCGGGAGATCATCGTAGCCATCAAGACTCTCAAGGTGGGCTACACTGACCGCCAGAGGCGAGACTTCCTGTCTGAGGCTTCCATCATGGGCCAGTTCGACCACCCCAACATTATCCGACTGGAAGGTGTGGTCACCAAGAGTCGGCCGGTGATGATCGTGACCGAGTTCATGGAGAACGGAGCGCTGGACTCATTCTTAAGG CTCAATGACGGGCAGTTCACAGTGATCCAGCTGGTTGGCATGCTGCGTGGTATCGCAGCAGGCATGAAGTACCTGTCAGACATGAACTACGTGCACAGAGACCTGGCCGCCCGTAACATCCTGGTCAACAGTAATCTGGTGTGTAAGGTGTCTGACTTCGGTCTATCTCGTTTCCTCGAGGACGACCCTACGGACCCCACCTACACCAGCTCCCTG GGGGGCAAGATCCCCATTCGCTGGACGGCTCCCGAGGCGATTGCCTACAGGAAGTTCACCTCGGCCAGCGATGTGTGGAGCTACGGCATCGTCATGTGGGAAGTGATGTCGTACGGCGAGCGGCCGTACTGGGACATGAGCAATCAAGAT GTGATAAATGCCGTGGAGCAGGACTATCGACTGCCCCCACCCATGGACTGCCCCACAGCGCTGCACCAGCTCATGTTAGACTGCTGGGTGAAAGAGAGGAACCTGCGACCCAAATTCACCCAGATTGTGGCCACGCTAGATAAGCTTATCCGCAACGCCGCTAGCCTCAAGGTGGTCACCAACAGCGCACAGTCCTCTGG GGTATCCCAGCCCTTGCTTGACCGTTGTGTGCCAGACTATACCACTTTCACCACTGTGGGGGACTGGCTGGACGCCATCAAGATGAGCCGCTACCGTGACAACTTCGTCAACGCCGGATTTGCTTCCTTTGACCTGGTGGCCcagatgacagcaga GGACTTGCTGCGGATAGGGGTAACGTTGGCCGGCCATCAGAAGAAGATCCTCGGTAGCATTCAGGACATGAGACTACAGATGAACCAAACACTTCCTGTCCAGGTGTGA